In a genomic window of Anomalospiza imberbis isolate Cuckoo-Finch-1a 21T00152 chromosome 5, ASM3175350v1, whole genome shotgun sequence:
- the ELK3 gene encoding ETS domain-containing protein Elk-3, giving the protein MESAITLWQFLLQLLLDQKHEHLICWTSNDGEFKLLKAEEVAKLWGLRKNKTNMNYDKLSRALRYYYDKNIIKKVIGQKFVYKFVSFPEILKMDPHAVEISRESLLLQDSDCKMPLESRDQHKHSLSALKSTSRNEYIHSGLYSSFTINSLQNQPDPYKTIKTEKLEKSEGNTPVEEVRTVIRFVTNKTDKQVTRPMVSLPSTSETAAASAFLNSSVSAKISSLMLPNSASISSPSSSSSRSPSLSPTSPLPTEHKSFFLDSSCHDSDSLEPLNLSSGSKAKSPSLPPKAKKPKGLEISAPPMILSSTDIGSIALNSPALPSGSLTPAFFTAQTPNGLLLTPSPLLSSIHFWSSLSPVAPLSPARLQGPNTLFQFPTLLNGHIPVPLPSLDRASSPILLSPNAQKS; this is encoded by the exons ATGGAGAGTGCAATCACACTGTGGCAGTTCCTTTTGCAGTTGCTGCTAGACCAGAAACACGAGCACCTCATTTGTTGGACGTCTAATGATGGCGAATTCAAGCTACTCAAGGCAGAAGAAGTGGCTAAGTTGTGGGGactcagaaaaaacaaaactaatatGAATTATGACAAGCTGAGCCGGGCGCTCAGATACTATTATGACAAG AACATCATCAAGAAAGTGATCGGACAAAAATTTGTATACAAGTTTGTCTCCTTTCCTGAGATCTTAAAAATGGATCCACATGCTGTGGAAATCAGCAGAGAGAGCCTTTTGCTGCAGGACAGCGACTGTAAGATGCCTTTGGAGAGCAGGGATCAGCACAAGCACAGCTTGTCAGCACTGAAAAGCACAAGCCGTAATGAATATATCCACTCTGGCCTGTACTCCTCTTTCACTATCAACTCTCTGCAGAACCAGCCAGACCCTTACAAGAccatcaaaacagaaaaactggAGAAGTCAGAAGGAAACACACCAGTTGAAGAAGTCCGGACTGTTATCAGATTTGTGacaaacaaaacagacaaacaagTTACGAGGCCCATGGTGTCATTGCCTTCTACTTCTgaaacagcagctgcttctgctttCCTCAACTCTTCAGTATCAGCTAAAATATCTTCCTTAATGCTACCCAACAGTGCTAGCATTTCATCTCCATCATCATCCTCCTCCAGGTCACCATCTCTGTCTCCCACCTCCCCCCTCCCTACAGAACACAAGAGCTTCTTCCTTGACTCCAGTTGTCACGACTCAGATTCCCTTGAGCCTCTGAACCTCTCCTCAGGCTCCAAGGCCAAATCCCCATCTCTTCCCCCAAAGGCTAAAAAACCCAAAGGCTTGGAAATCTCTGCCCCACCTATGATTCTCTCCAGCACCGACATTGGTTCCATTGCCCTCAACAGCCCTGCGCTTCCTTCGGGATCCCTGACTCCAGCTTTCTTCACTGCACAG ACCCCCAATGGATTATTGCTGACCCCCAGCCCACTGCTGTCCAGCATTCACTTCTGGAGCAGCCTCAGTCCTGTTGCTCCTCTGagtcctgccaggctgcagggacCAAACACTCTGTTCCAG TTTCCAACTCTGCTAAATGGTCACATACCAGTGCCACTCCCCAGTCTGGACAGAGCCTCTTCACCAATACTGCTTTCTCCAAATGCTCAGAAATCCTGA